A region of Heteronotia binoei isolate CCM8104 ecotype False Entrance Well chromosome 2, APGP_CSIRO_Hbin_v1, whole genome shotgun sequence DNA encodes the following proteins:
- the KLHL20 gene encoding kelch-like protein 20, whose amino-acid sequence MDGKPMRRCASNRAGETGMDVTSRCTLGDPNKLPEGVPQPARMPYISDKHPRQTLEVINLLRKHRELCDVVLVVGAKKIYAHRVILSACSPYFRAMFTGELAESRQTEVVIRDIDERAMELLIDFAYTSQITVEEGNVQTLLPAACLLQLAEIQEACCEFLKRQLDPSNCLGIRAFADTHSCRELLRIADKFTQHNFQEVMESEEFMLLPANQLIDIISSDELNVRSEEQVFNAVMAWVKYSIQERRPQLPQVLQHVRLPLLSPKFLVGTVGSDPLIKSDEECRDLVDEAKNYLLLPQERPLMQGPRTRPRKPIRCGEVLFAVGGWCSGDAISSVERYDPQTNEWRMVASMSKRRCGVGVSVLDDLLYAVGGHDGSSYLNSVERYDPKTNQWSSDVAPTSTCRTSVGVAVLGGYLYAVGGQDGVSCLNIVERYDPKENKWTRVASMSTRRLGVAVAVLGGFLYAVGGSDGTSPLNTVERYNPQENRWHTIAPMGTRRKHLGCAVYQDMIYAVGGRDDTTELSSAERYNPRTNQWSPVVAMTSRRSGVGLAVVNGQLMAVGGFDGTTYLKTIEVFDPDANTWRLYGGMNYRRLGGGVGVIKMTHCESHIW is encoded by the exons GTGTGCCAGTAATCGAGCAGGCGAAACCGGAATGGACGTCACAAGCCGCTGCACTCTCGGCGATCCCAACAAGCTGCCAGAAGGGGTTCCACAGCCCGCTCGCATGCCTTACATCTCGGACAAGCACCCTCGGCAGACACTGGAGGTCATCAACCTGCTGAGGAAGCACCGGGAGCTGTGCGATGTGGTGTTGGTCGTGGGGGCCAAGAAGATCTACGCCCACCGGGTGATCCTGTCAGCCTGCAGCCCCTACTTCCGAGCCATGTTCACGGGGGAGCTGGCAGAGAGTCGGCAGACTGAGGTGGTGATCAGAGACATTGACGAAAGGGCCATGGAGTTGCTGATTGATTTTGCGTACACTTCTCAGATCACGGTAGAAGAGGGTAACGTCCAGACCTTACTGCCAGCCGCCTGCCTCCTCCAACTAGCCGAGATCCAGGAAGCCTGCTGTGAGTTCCTGAAAAGACAGTTGGACCCTTCCAATTGCCTTGGCATCCGGGCATTCGCCGATACCCACTCATGCCGGGAGCTGCTGAGAATTGCTGACAAGTTCACGCAGCATAACTTTCAAGAG GTGATGGAGAGCGAGGAGTTCATGCTGCTTCCAGCCAACCAGCTCATCGACATCATCTCCAGCGACGAACTGAACGTCCGGAGTGAAGAGCAGGTGTTCAATGCCGTGATGGCTTGGGTGAAATACAGCATTCAGGAGAGGCGGCCTCAGCTCCCCCAG GTGCTGCAACATGTCCGGCTGCCTCTGCTCAGTCCAAAGTTCCTGGTGGGCACAGTTGGCTCGGATCCGCTAATTAAAAGTGATGAAGAATGCAG GGACCTAGTGGATGAAGCCAAGAACTATCTGCTTTTGCCCCAAGAGCGACCACTGATGCAGGGACCAAGAACTCGTCCACGCAAACCCATCCGCTGTGGAGAAGTGCTCTTTGCAG TGGGCGGCTGGTGCAGCGGGGATGCGATTTCCAGCGTTGAGCGTTATGACCCTCAGACCAATGAATGGCGGATGGTGGCTTCCATGAGCAAAAGGCGATGCGGCGTTGGCGTCAGTGTCTTGGATGACCTTCTGTATGCAGTGGGGGGCCATGATGGCTCCTCCTATCTGAACAGTGTAGAACG ATATGACCCAAAGACGAATCAGTGGAGCAGTGACGTCGCACCCACTAGCACCTGCAGGACCAGCGTCGGGGTGGCAGTTCTTGGTGGCTATCTGTATGCCGTGGGTGGCCAGGATGGCGTCTCCTGCCTCAACATCGTTGAAAG GTATGACCCAAAAGAGAACAAATGGACTCGAGTGGCTTCCATGAGTACCAGGCGACTCGGGGTGGCTGTGGCTGTACTAGGGGGCTTCCTTTATGCTGTCGGGGGCTCTGATGGGACATCTCCTCTGAACACAG TGGAACGGTACAACCCCCAGGAGAACCGTTGGCACACAATCGCGCCCATGGGTACCCGGCGTAAGCATCTAGGCTGTGCAGTATACCAAGACATGATATATGCAGTGGGAGGTAGAGATGATACTACAGAACTCAGCAGCGCTGAACGATACAATCCCAGGACCAACCAGTGGTCTCCCGTGGTGGCCATGACATCACGCCGTAGCGGG GTTGGTCTTGCTGTGGTGAATGGACAGCTCATGGCTGTGGGCGGCTTTGACGGAACAACGTACTTGAAGACCATTGAAGTGTTTGATCCAGATGCCAACACATGGag ACTCTATGGAGGAATGAACTATCGTCGGCTTGGCGGTGGTGTAGGAGTTATCAAAATGACACATTGTGAATCCCATATATGGTAA